A window from Setaria italica strain Yugu1 chromosome VIII, Setaria_italica_v2.0, whole genome shotgun sequence encodes these proteins:
- the LOC101784137 gene encoding uncharacterized protein LOC101784137, translated as MMWSSDSDRDEPVAQQQEQPSTPPPPPPPRRRRHQRAAARRRANRRAMSTGVVAAEEEEQELPTEVEAEDVWRGLQRQRELREASSWPRRASRPVVVAAGEEEGGGSPGAAALGREGSGGVGRARSLTDDDLEELKGCVDLGFGFSYHEIPELCGTLPALELCYSMSQRFLDEHQPQPGKHEEAPAATPALAPASPAQPVATNWKISSPGDSPDEVKARLKYWAQAVACTVRLCS; from the exons ATGATGTGGAGCTCGGACTCCGACCGCGACGAGCCCGtggcgcagcagcaggagcagccgtccacgcccccgccgccgccgcctccccgccggcgtcgccaccagcgcgccgccgcccggcgccgggCCAACCGCCGCGCCATGAGCACCGGCGTGGTGGCagcagaggaagaggagcaggAGCTTCCCActgaggtggaggcggaggacgtGTGGCGTGGGCTGCAGCGGCAGCGGGAGCTGCGGGAGGCGTCGTCGTGGCCGCGGCGGGCGTCGCGGcccgtggtggtggccgccggcgaggaggagggcggcgggtcccccggcgcggcggcgctcggcagGGAAGGCAGCGGTGGCGTGGGGAGGGCGCGGAGCCTGACCGACGACGACCTGGAGGAGCTGAAGGGGTGCGTGGATCTGGGCTTCGGCTTCAGCTACCACGAGATCCCCGAGCTCTGCGGCACGCTGCCCGCGCTCGAGCTCTGCTACTCCATGAGCCAGCGCTTCCTCGACGAGCACCAGCCCCAGCCCGGCAAGCACGAGGAGGCGCCGGCAGCGACGCCGGCGCTCGctccggcctcgccggcgcagCCCGTCGCCACCAACTGGAAGATCTCCAGCCCCG GGGACAGCCCGGACGAGGTGAAGGCGAGGCTCAAGTACTGGGCGCAGGCGGTGGCGTGCACCGTCAGGCTCTGCAGCTGA
- the LOC101775370 gene encoding spidroin-2-like produces MCRAAPRGLVLQLAPKKALRVSSSSGGRTAVPPAVSGGVLGEVADPSAEVAPVTVAGGATAASVAGGGVDPVPPSAPPVVPTAQGIIPPGPQTGEVIDLDADEAEETMVTGGVTDAPAAVAGSAAAATEEGVPAPATAAEEAAATEAGTSAPRIPAKVAPAAGAEGPARGTPAGAEEPPLVVAAEGEGAAGIPILPLASEAALPLGDPAAASAATGVQAPGPSVNPAASGVVVPTSTAASGSAPTSALAPIVPRAWRGSVLRWASHEDPSRHLFTLDDAAEWHKW; encoded by the coding sequence ATGTGCAGAGCCGCCCCCCGTGGTCTCGTCttgcagctggcgcccaagaaggcgttGCGGGTGTCATCCTCTTCCGGGGGGCGGACCGCGGTCCCGCCCGCGGTGAGCGGCGGGGTCCTCGGTGAGGTCGCAGACCCCTCCGCGGAGGTGGCCCCCGTGACGGTGGCtggcggagcgacggcggcgtcggtcgCGGGAGGGGGAGTGGACCCCGTTCCACCTTCGGCTCCCCCGGTCGTCCCTACAGCGCAGGGCATCATTCCCCCAGGTCCTCAGAccggggaggtgattgaccttgacgccgacgaggcggaggagacgaTGGTGACGGGAGGTGTGACGGATGCCCCCGCAGCCGTGGCGGGATCGGCCGCGGCGGCAACAGAGGAGGGAGTGCCTGCCCCCGCGACTGCGGCagaggaggcagcggcgacggaggcggggacctcCGCCCCGAGGATCCCAGCAAaggtggctccggcggcgggggcggaggggcCCGCTCGAGGGACTCCGGCAGGAGCGGAGGAGCCTCCCTTGGTggttgcggcggagggcgagggagCCGCGGGGATACCTATCTTGCCGCTCGCGTCGGAGGCGGCGCTGCCATTGGGCGAccccgcggcggcctcggcggcgacgggtgTGCAGGCGCCGGGGCCGTCGGTGAACCCGGCGGCTTCCGGTGTGGTGGTGCCAACTTCGACGGCAGCGTCAGGATCGGCTCCCACCTCGGCCTTGGCTCCCATcgttcccagggcgtggagagggtccgtcctgCGTTGGGCATCCCATGAGGACCCGTcgaggcacctcttcaccctggaCGACGCCGCGGAGTGGCACAAGTGGTAG